A genomic region of Ictidomys tridecemlineatus isolate mIctTri1 chromosome 10, mIctTri1.hap1, whole genome shotgun sequence contains the following coding sequences:
- the LOC101968529 gene encoding sulfotransferase 1A1 → MELVQDTSRPPLVKVKGVPLIKYFAEVMGPLQSFQAWPDDLLISTYPKSGTTWLSEILEMIYQGGDLEKCHRAPIYIRVPFLEFKCPGVPSGLETLKDTPAPRLLKTHLPLGLIPQSLLDQKVKVVYVARNAKDVAVSYYNFYKMAKLYPDPGSWDNFLEKFMDGQVSYGSWYQHVQEWWELSRTHPVLYLFYEDLKENPKREIRKILEFLGRSLSEETVDHIVQHTSFKEMKKNPMANYSTIPTEMMDHSISPFMRKGITGDWKSIFTVAQNEHFDAHYAEKMAGCKFNFRWQL, encoded by the exons ATGGAGCTGGTCCAGGACACCTCCCGTCCTCCACTGGTCAAGGTGAAGGGAGTCCCGCTCATCAAGTACTTTGCAGAGGTGATGGGGCCACTTCAGAGCTTCCAGGCCTGGCCTGATGACCTGCTCATCAGCACCTACCCCAAGTCTG GCACCACTTGGTTGAGCGAGATACTGGAGATGATCTATCAGGGTGGTGACCTAGAGAAGTGTCACCGGGCACCCATTTACATACGCGTGCCCTTCCTTGAGTTTAAATGTCCAGGGGTTCCATCAG GTCTGGAAACTTTGAAAGATACACCTGCCCCTCGGCTCCTCAAGACACACTTGCCCCTGGGCCTGATTCCCCAGAGTCTGCTGGATCAGAAGGTCAAG GTGGTCTATGTTGCCCGCAATGCAAAGGACGTGGCTGTCTCCTATTACAACTTCTACAAAATGGCCAAGTTGTACCCTGACCCTGGTTCCTGGGACAACTTCCTGGAGAAGTTCATGGATGGACAAG TGTCCTATGGGTCATGGTACCAGCACGTGCAGGAGTGGTGGGAGCTGAGCCGCACCCACCCTGTGCTCTACCTCTTCTATGAAGACCTGAAGGAG AACCCCAAAAGGGAGATTAGAAAGATCCTGGAGTTTCTGGGGCGCTCCCTGTCAGAGGAGACAGTGGATCACATCGTCCAGCACACATCCTTCAAGGAGATGAAGAAGAATCCCATGGCTAACTACAGCACCATACCAACTGAGATGATGGACCACAGTATTTCTCCCTTCATGAGGAAAG GCATCACAGGAGACTGGAAATCCATCTTCACTGTGGCTCAGAATGAGCACTTTGACGCCCACTATGCTGAGAAGATGGCAGGCTGCAAGTTCAACTTCCGCTGGCAGCTCTGA